One window of the Eucalyptus grandis isolate ANBG69807.140 chromosome 8, ASM1654582v1, whole genome shotgun sequence genome contains the following:
- the LOC104457266 gene encoding estradiol 17-beta-dehydrogenase 1 has translation MRSMASSAASKGIVAIVGVGPKLGRSVARKFAHEGHTVAILARDLGRLSRFADEIAREEKAQVFAIRIDCSDTKSIREAFEGVLSLGFVEILVYNAYQPVPWLPTAFADLRLDAFEKSLAVSAVGAFHCAQQVLPGMVERGRGTILFTGCSASLNGIAGFSELCCGKFALRALSQCLAREFQPLGVHVAHVILDGVVGPPRGPSTAHRPLVGEQPQQSFSAGGDHGSGSTSTSTSATAPAAAPGSISTVMDPDAVAQTYWHLHVQDRAAWTQEIDLRPANLRSF, from the exons ATGCGAAGCATGGCCAGCTCCGCCGCCTCCAAGGGCATCGTCGCCATTGTCGGCGTCGGCCCTAAGCTCGGCCGATCCGTCGCCCGCAAGTTCGCCCACGAGGGCCACACCGTCGCCATCCTCGCCCGCGACCTCG GACGGTTGTCTAGGTTCGCCGACGAGATAGCGAGGGAGGAGAAGGCGCAGGTGTTCGCCATAAGGATAGACTGCTCGGACACGAAGAGCATCCGGGAGGCGTTCGAGGGCGTGCTGTCCCTCGGCTTCGTCGAGATCCTGGTGTACAACGCGTACCAGCCCGTGCCGTGGCTCCCCACCGCCTTTGCCGACCTCCGCCTCGACGCCTTCGAGAAGTCCCTCGCCGTCTCCGCCGTCGGTGCCTTCCACTGCGCTCAACAG GTTCTGCCCGGGATGGTGGAGCGAGGCAGAGGGACGATCCTCTTCACCGGCTGCTCAGCCTCTCTCAACGGCATTGCAGGCTTCTCTGAATTAT GCTGCGGGAAGTTCGCATTGAGGGCGCTGTCGCAGTGCTTGGCTAGAGAGTTCCAGCCGCTTGGAGTGCACGTCGCTCATGTCATCCTCGACGGCGTCGTCGGTCCACCGAG GGGACCATCGACGGCACATAGACCGTTGGTTGGGGAACAACCACAGCAAAGCTTCAGCGCAGGAGGAGATCACGGGTCCGGGTCCACGTCCACATCCACGTCCGCGACCGCGCCCGCGGCCGCGCCCGGGTCAATCTCCACGGTGATGGACCCCGATGCGGTGGCTCAGACCTACTGGCACTTGCACGTTCAGGACCGAGCCGCCTGGACCCAGGAGATCGACCTTCGCCCCGCCAATCTCCGATCCTTCTAG